The sequence below is a genomic window from Nostoc flagelliforme CCNUN1.
ACTCAAGCTCAACTTGGATAAACTGAGGAAAATAGCGATAAAACCTGAAAAATCAATATTTTTAGCTGAAAACATGCTAAATATTGATCCGAAACTGCTGATTACTAATGCCGAAATCTAAGCAGCCAATTATCAAACTAGTACAGCACGGCATAAATAAAGCAACTATTTCAAATCGTTCAAAAGCCTGTATTCTAAGCTTTTTGACTTTTGACTTTTGAATGCGTGACTTCTGCCTTGCGGTACTAGCCCCATAGACACGCGTTTTTTTGTTAGTATTCAAAAAAACCTATTGAGACATTTTCAGATCAATTGTTTGTGATTTGTAAGTAAATGTAAACAATTGTTTCAAAAGAAAGAAAGCACCTGAGGTTTAATGACTGATTATTTCCAAGGAAATTTCCCATTACAATCTGTTCCACTGACGAAAAGTGTGGCAAAGAGCCACGCCCATACCGAAGAGGAGAGCGGAAAATTAGCTGCAACGATAGCAGAAGCTGGATCAGACCGCAAAGCAGGTGAGATTATATTGCTCAAAGTAGCAGAGGTATCTTACCTAGCTGATTACTTTGTGATGATGACTGGCTATTCTAAAGTACAAGTCAGGGCGATCGCTCAAGCAATTGAAGGAAAAGTCGAAACTGAGTTGCAACGGCGTCCTATAAGGACAGAAGGAAAACTTGAGGGAAGTTGGGTACTACAAGACTACGGTGATGTGATCGTTCACATCATGATGCCCAAAGAACGGGAGTTTTATAATTTAGAAGCGTTCTGGATTCATGCAGAACGTATTTCCCTTCCAGAATCTGATGAGGGTGAAAGTAAGCCAACATGATTAGGTCTTCGGTTTCAAATTGCCCAGTTCCTACAGACCAACAACCGCTTAATGAGTACGAAGAGTTAAAAACTTCCTGGCTGTTTCGTGATAGCACTTTAGATTTACGCGAGTATATCACTAAAATTGCTTGGATTTGGGGTTTATCTTGGCTGGTTGCAGCACCTGTGGCAGCCACGAGTTTTCCTCCCCACAAGTATATTGCACATTTTATCCTTTGTGGTGCGGCCGCCGCGAGTGTCGGGGTAGTGCTGGCACTGGTAAGGTTGTACTTAGGCTGGTTCTACGTATGCGATCGCCTTTGCAGCCCCACAGTCTTTTATGAAGAGTCAGGCTGGTACGACGGCCAAACTTGGACAAAACCAGAGGAAATCCTCAACCGCGATCGCTTGATTGTCGCATACGAAATCAAACCTATTCTGCGGCGGTTACAATTTACCTTTGCTGGGTTGGCGGGAATGTACGTTATTGGTACTATAGTTTG
It includes:
- the rsfS gene encoding ribosome silencing factor, whose protein sequence is MTDYFQGNFPLQSVPLTKSVAKSHAHTEEESGKLAATIAEAGSDRKAGEIILLKVAEVSYLADYFVMMTGYSKVQVRAIAQAIEGKVETELQRRPIRTEGKLEGSWVLQDYGDVIVHIMMPKEREFYNLEAFWIHAERISLPESDEGESKPT
- a CDS encoding CGLD27 family protein gives rise to the protein MIRSSVSNCPVPTDQQPLNEYEELKTSWLFRDSTLDLREYITKIAWIWGLSWLVAAPVAATSFPPHKYIAHFILCGAAAASVGVVLALVRLYLGWFYVCDRLCSPTVFYEESGWYDGQTWTKPEEILNRDRLIVAYEIKPILRRLQFTFAGLAGMYVIGTIVWHLF